The Acidobacteriota bacterium nucleotide sequence GCGAAACACGCCGCCCGCTGAACCAGGCCGCTGGGCACCAAAGAGGGCTGTGAGTGCCGATATTGTCTAATGCAGCCGTCGAGTCGGAGGCCCAGGCCTTATACAGGCGCTAATTGAACTCCTCGTCTGTGAGCAACGGGTCCATGTTTGCGGCTGTCGTGCAGCGAAAGAACAAGCCGTAAGAAGGCCGGGCGAGCAAAGGCCAATGAAACAGAGCAGAAAGGCAAAGACAGAAATGCAAAGAACAAAAGACATGAAAGCACAACAAAGTGAAGAACTACTTAGCGCATTGAAAGCCCGTTTTGAGAAAAACCTGAACCGCCATCAAGGTCTTGAATGGGCTAAAGTACAAGCAAGGCTGGAAGCTAATACTGAAAAACTGTGGTCGCTCAATGAAATGGAAAGAACTGGCGGTGAACCGGATGTTATTGGTTATGATAAAAAGACGGGCGAATACATTTTTTATGATTGTTCAGCAGAAAGCCCAAAAGGCCGCCGAAGTGTTTGTTACGACCGCGCAGCGCTGGAATCAAGAAAAGAACATAAACCGGAAAATAACGCTCTTGATATGGCTGCTGCCATGGGCATTGAGCTTTTAGCGGAAGGGGAATATCGAGAGTTGCAGGCACTTGGAAACTTCGATACGAAAACGTCGAACTGGGTGAAAACACCTGCTGATATTAGAAAACTCGGCGGTGCCCTCTATTGTGATCGTCGCTACGACAAGGTCTTCGTATATCACAACGGTGCGGAATCTTATTATGCTGCCAGGGGATTCCGTGGCTCGCTCAGGGTCTGAATTTTGCACAGAGCACTTAAATTTGAATTTGAGCACGGATCACGCAAAAGAGAGAAATGTACAAGCAGACCCATCGGTCACGAAAAGCCACTGCGTGTGCAACCGGCGTTTCGTGACGTTGACCGATTCGCACACCGCTCCCTGACAATGAACAAAAAAGCGGCCCCACAAATGCGACAAACGACGCGCTTGTTTTCTAAGCTGCCCTCAGTCTGAACACGCACATTGAAACCGCTGCCAAGCGCCCATTAACCTCGCCAGCGTTTTCGTATACAGTTACCTTGCAAGAACAGCGAGCAAGTTAAGCGCAGCTTTTGGCGAACGAGCCTCAACAGCAGCAATCAGGGGACGAATTATGGCAAACCAGAACTCTAATTACGTGGACGTTTTGATTGTGGGCGCGGGCCTTTCCGGCATCGGCGCGGCGTGTCATTTACAGCGGGAATGTCCGAGCAAAAGCGTGGCCATTCTGGAAGGCCGTGCGGCGCTGGGCGGCACCTGGGATTTGTTCCGCTATCCGGGCATCCGGTCGGACTCGGACATGTACACGCTGGGCTATAAATTCAAACCGTGGAAAGAAGCTAAAGCCATCGCCGACGGCCCGGCAATTCTCAACTACATCCGCGAGACTGCCGCCGAATACGGCCTTGAGCAAAAGATTCGCTTCAACCAAAAAGCCGTGCGGGCCGCTTGGTCGAGCGAGACGGCGCACTGGACAGTCGAGAGCCAGCACAGCGAGACCGGCGCGGTCACGACCATCGTGTGCGGCTTTTTGATGATGTGCAGCGGTTATTACAGCTATGACAACGGCTATGCGCCAGACTTCCCTGGCGCGGAACAATTCCAGGGCACGCTTATTCACCCACAACATTGGCCGGAGAATTTGGATTACGCGGGCAAACGCGTCGTCGTCATCGGCAGCGGCGCAACGGCGGTGACGCTGGTTCCGGCCATGGCCGAAACGGCGGCGCACGTGACAATGGTGCAACGTTCGCCGACCTACATGGTTGCGCTGCCGTCTTCAGATTTCATTGCCAACACGCTGCGTCGCGTGTTGCCGGAAAGCCTTGTTTATATGCTGACGCGCTGGAAGAACACGCTGTTTGGCATCTTGATTTACCAGTTGTCACAGCGGCGGCCCGAGTTCGTCAAGCGGCTGATCAAAGACCAAGTGCGGAAAGCGCTGGGGTCGGACTTCGACGTTGAGCGCCACTTCACGCCGCCCTACAACCCCTGGGATCAGCGCATGTGCCTGGTGCCGGACGGCGACATGTTTATCGCCATGCGCGAAAAGCGCGCCTCCATCGTGACCGATCTGATTGAGACATTCACACCCACGGGCATCAAACTGAAATCCGGCGAACAACTCGACGCCGACATCATCGTCACGGCGACAGGGTTGAATCTGGTTTCGCTGGGCGGCATTGAGGTGACAGTGGATGGGCAGACCGCACAAACCAACAAGTCGGTCGCCTACAAAGGCTCGCTGCTGACAGGAATTCCCAATCTGGCGTTCGTGTTCGGCTACACCAACGCTTCGTGGACGTTGAAGGCCGATTTGATTTGCACCTTTGTTTGCCGCTTATTGAATTACATGGACAAACACGGCTACCGGCAAGTGACGCCGCATCTGAATGACCCGGCGGTCGAAGACTTACCGCTGCTCAATCTGACTTCGGGTTACATCTTGCGCGCGATGGATCGCTTTCCCCGGCAAGGTTCCAAGTTGCCGTGGCGGCTTTATCAAAACTACGTTTTAGACACGCTGATGATTCGCTTCGGCTCGCTCAAAGATGAGGCGCTGGAATTTAAGCGGGCGGAGTTGCCAGCAAAGGTTGGCGAGGTCGCCACGGCTTGAGCCAGCGGTTGTCAGGTTGTGTGGCGCGGATAATGCCAGCAGGTCGTTGATCCGCATACCAGCTTCAAACTCGCCGCCTATAGCTTTGTCGAAGGCAGCAAAACAGCGCTATAACGGCTGCCCGCTGCCCCCACCACCGAAGCGAAAAAGCCTTGGTACAAACTTTGGTGAGGCTTGCGCTAAGAATGGACATGACAGCGCGAATTCCCCGCCCAATCCGATGAACAACTTCTCTCGCATCAGGCGCTGGCGCACACGAATTTTATACACCCTGTTGACGGTCGTACTTGCCGGGGCGTGCTGGGGATATCTGACCTATCGCACCCAGATGAAGCCGCCTACCACGCGGTTGGCATTGGATGCTGTTTATCCAGCTATGCCGCCCGATGCACGACACTACTATTTGAACCTGCCGTTGGATTATGCGGAGGCCAACAGCGGGCAATTCCGCGCGTTCTATCTATTGAGTCCGAACTTCCAACCAAACGGGCCAATCGTTTTCTTCTTTACCGATGGACAGATGGAATTGGTGAGTCCTGCGCCGGATTATGCCTTTTTTGAAGCGCAGGTTCCTGGCGTTTCCTACGTGCTAATCGGCCATCGCGGCCATAGCCCAACGTTATTCCCTGAAGTCTATCCGCAAGGCAAAACTGATTTGCCGCGCGCTATGAAACTGTACGGTTCATGGCAGCGCGTCGAAGACATCGAACGAGTACGCCGCGACATGCTGGCACAAGGGCTGCTCCCGCCGGAGAGCAAAATCATGATCTTCGCGGCCTCAGGAGCTGGTGTGCTCGCGCAGCAATATCTGCACCGTTACGGGGAGCACGTTTCACGCGTGTTGCTGGCAACCACCGGGGCGCCGGATTTGGCCCATGCGCGCGGTTGGGCTTACGCGCGCGACTTCGCCGAACTGAATCCGGCGCTGGCGGCCACCTTAAACGAACTTTGGGCAACAACCAGCGTCAACCAAGCGAGTCTGGCCTACTTGCTCTTTCAACTTGGACGAACTGGCCAAGCCGGACTAACGGCACAACAGCGAGTTATTCAAGGACTGCACAACGGAAATTCGCTGCTGTATGCTTGGTACTGGCTGCGCCCGCAATTGAATTGGCCTTTGTGTCAAACGTTGTTGAGCGCGCCTGCTGCCGACGCTGCCAAAGTGCGAATGTATGAATTGCTCGGGGCCGAGTTGCAACCTGCTAAGCCCACAGGGCCGCTGCTCTACCGCTGGTCACGAGAAATTCTGGCCGACTACTTGGCGCAAAACATCGCCTTGCCGGACTTACAACTCGAACGCCGTCAATTCAACGGTGAAGTGTTGGTAGTGGCAGGCTGGCAAGACGTGGTCTTTTCTCCGGCGATTGGCCGCGTCATCGCTGAGGCTTACCCCGACGGACGTTTTCTGGCGGTACGCGGTGGTCATCGGTTGGAACTGGATGCCGATTACCATCGCGCGTTACGGGCGGCTTTCTTCCAGCAAGGCTTGCATGCGGCGGCAACCACCACGCTGCTGGCAAATCCGCCCCAGGATTAAAGAGCAAGCGGGATTCAATCCCCTTATGAAAAAGGATTCGCTCATGAATGGTCAAGCTCGCAAAGACATCAAACCCGGCCTCGAAGTCGAAATCGTCCAGAAACAGGATCAGCGCAGCGGCGAACGCACGCGCGGCGTTGTAAAGGACATTCTGACCAATTCGCAGCAGCATCCGCATGGGATTAAGGTGCGGTTGGTGACGGGTGAGGTGGGGCGTGTGCAGGAGATCGTTACGGATTAACCACTCGAAAATTGCCATTCCAAAGAGAATCAAGATGTCCAAGAAAGAGCAATTCTTAATCCGCATAGAAACGGATCTTATTGCAAGCCTACAAAAAGCAGCAGAACAGTATGGTCGTAGAAGCGGTAATGAAGTCGCAACAGAGATAATCACCCTGTATTTGCCTTTTTGGGAGGAAATTGAAATTGGGAAGCAAAAAACTCTTGAGAAACAGCGAGCATCATTGACTGGAACAGAACGGGGAGCGTGAGCGACCTGAACCTCGGCATTTGACGCATTGAAAAGTCCTTGAGAAATCTTAGCGCCGAGATTCAGGTCGCTCACGCTCCCCGTTCTGCATTGGCGGCTGCGCCGCGTTGTCGTGCGCGTTACTGCGCAAACTTCCCGAAATAGCCCGTGAACTCCTCCACCGGCATCCCGCCCGCTTCTGCCAACCGCGCCACCCAACCTTCATCGGCAAAATCCCGCGCGCCCAGCCGCACCATGTAATCGCGGGCGACGTGATAGCTCTCGGTCGTCACATCCACCGGGCGTTGTTTGCCGCGTCCGCTGGCGTGGTCTACGACATCGGCGAAGGGGAGGGCTTTGAATTCGCCGCCCTGCATCGTGATGACCGCGCCGGAGCCGCCGCCGTAAATGTAACGCACCGCCGCGAAACCCAGATCGCGGGCGTATTCGGCGTCATACGGAATCGGCGGGGCGCTGCGCAATTCGTAGCCGATGGTTTTGTCCACGATGGTGACTTTGACGCCGCGTTTATCCAGGCGTTTTTGCACGGCGCTTTTGACCTTGCGCGCCAGATCAATTTCGCCGACGCGGATGTTGCCTTGGGCGTCGCGGTCAACCGTGGCGAATTCGGTGATTTCTTTTTCGCTGAACAGTTCGGCCAAGGCTTCGGACAACAGCACGACGCCGTGATTGCTGCCCATTGCGCGGCGCTTGATGACGCAGCCTTCGACAATGTCGGCAACGTCGGACAGCGAAATCTGGGTGCCGCCGAACTCTTCGGGAATCACCGTGCAGGTCGCGCTGACCGCCGCGCCGATGCCCAGCGTCAAGTTGCCAGTCGGACGGCCCATCGTCACCGCCAGATACCAGCGGCCCGTCGTTTTGGCGTCGGCCATCAGGCTTTTGACGATGTCGGCGCCGTAATGGCGTGCGGTTTCGTAGCCGAGCGTTTGCAACGGCGCTTCGCCCAACGACGGCAGCCAAAGGTCGTTATCAATGCTCTTGGGCACCTGGGCGACCTTGATGCGGCCTTCGCTGTGGCGTTCGATGGCGATGGAACTGGCGACCAGATCGTCGCCGCCGATAGTGATCAGCGCGTCAATGTTGAGCTTGGTCAACGCCGCGATGGCGTTTTCCAAACTGCCCACATTATTTGGATCGCGCGTCACGTCCACGCGAGAAGTGCCCAGGATCGAACCGCCGATGGTGTGGATACGCGAGACTTCGTCGCGCGTCAGTTCATGCTGTTCGTCGGTGTAGCGTTGCGCCAGCCATTCAAAGCCGTCGTGAAAGCCGACGGGCGTACACCCAAGCTTGAGTGCTTCCAATGCGACAGCCGCGATCACGCCGTTCGAGCCAGGCGCGGGACCACCGCCAAGTAAAATGCCAATTCGTTTGATAGCCATATGGATAGATGCTGGATGTTAGATGCTTGATGCTAGGGACAGGAAGAGGCTTGATGTGCCGGACAATAGAAGTCAGGTGCTAGAAAAGCCATTCCCAGCATCTAACATCTAGCATCCAGCATCTCCCTACCCAAATCTCTCCCTCAAATCCTCAATCGTCGTATTGCCTGCGCGCGCCAGCTTCTCGACGGTTTCTTCGTCGGCCACGTCGGCGGGTTCAAGGCGAATCATGTATTCGCGGGCGACGTGGAAGGTTTCGCTGTTGGGATCAACGTTGCGCACTTGCGTCTTGCCGGTTGCGGGATTGCGGATGTCGGCGAAATGCAACGGCACGAGTTTGC carries:
- a CDS encoding NAD(P)/FAD-dependent oxidoreductase, whose product is MANQNSNYVDVLIVGAGLSGIGAACHLQRECPSKSVAILEGRAALGGTWDLFRYPGIRSDSDMYTLGYKFKPWKEAKAIADGPAILNYIRETAAEYGLEQKIRFNQKAVRAAWSSETAHWTVESQHSETGAVTTIVCGFLMMCSGYYSYDNGYAPDFPGAEQFQGTLIHPQHWPENLDYAGKRVVVIGSGATAVTLVPAMAETAAHVTMVQRSPTYMVALPSSDFIANTLRRVLPESLVYMLTRWKNTLFGILIYQLSQRRPEFVKRLIKDQVRKALGSDFDVERHFTPPYNPWDQRMCLVPDGDMFIAMREKRASIVTDLIETFTPTGIKLKSGEQLDADIIVTATGLNLVSLGGIEVTVDGQTAQTNKSVAYKGSLLTGIPNLAFVFGYTNASWTLKADLICTFVCRLLNYMDKHGYRQVTPHLNDPAVEDLPLLNLTSGYILRAMDRFPRQGSKLPWRLYQNYVLDTLMIRFGSLKDEALEFKRAELPAKVGEVATA
- a CDS encoding 6-phosphofructokinase; the protein is MAIKRIGILLGGGPAPGSNGVIAAVALEALKLGCTPVGFHDGFEWLAQRYTDEQHELTRDEVSRIHTIGGSILGTSRVDVTRDPNNVGSLENAIAALTKLNIDALITIGGDDLVASSIAIERHSEGRIKVAQVPKSIDNDLWLPSLGEAPLQTLGYETARHYGADIVKSLMADAKTTGRWYLAVTMGRPTGNLTLGIGAAVSATCTVIPEEFGGTQISLSDVADIVEGCVIKRRAMGSNHGVVLLSEALAELFSEKEITEFATVDRDAQGNIRVGEIDLARKVKSAVQKRLDKRGVKVTIVDKTIGYELRSAPPIPYDAEYARDLGFAAVRYIYGGGSGAVITMQGGEFKALPFADVVDHASGRGKQRPVDVTTESYHVARDYMVRLGARDFADEGWVARLAEAGGMPVEEFTGYFGKFAQ
- a CDS encoding DUF4256 domain-containing protein, yielding MKQSRKAKTEMQRTKDMKAQQSEELLSALKARFEKNLNRHQGLEWAKVQARLEANTEKLWSLNEMERTGGEPDVIGYDKKTGEYIFYDCSAESPKGRRSVCYDRAALESRKEHKPENNALDMAAAMGIELLAEGEYRELQALGNFDTKTSNWVKTPADIRKLGGALYCDRRYDKVFVYHNGAESYYAARGFRGSLRV
- a CDS encoding YwbE family protein; this translates as MNGQARKDIKPGLEVEIVQKQDQRSGERTRGVVKDILTNSQQHPHGIKVRLVTGEVGRVQEIVTD